One Bombus terrestris chromosome 15, iyBomTerr1.2, whole genome shotgun sequence genomic window, GTGAGTTTGCCCTCCAAATATCGGCATATCAGTACCAATTAACATCTGTATGTTCTCAAAGGTCCAGACAATAtttcttgcaaaattatgatTATAATTTGGATCTGGAACTTTTTCTTCTTGAGAAGGTTCTGGCAAGCATGGCTTCAATGTTTTCACAGGTAACTGTGGTTTAGTATGTTGCTCTTTGCTGTCTGCTACTACTATCGAGCGATACAAAAATTTGGATACTAGGTTCCTCTGTTGCAAAGTATTTCTACTGTTTGTTTTATGAAACAGACGCTTTTCTTTATCTCCCAGATTCTGGAAAATATGCtcataaaaaaatttctttaaccATTCCCAATCGTTTTCCGCTTGTCTAAGTAAGTACTTGTGAATATCAAAGTCATCTAGCAACAAAGTGTTCTCTATTCTGTGTACCACCATTGATATTACTCCGTGGTTGTAAGGCAATTTCAACAGTTTCTTTATATTCTCTGCGTCTGAAACAACATCAACTTCCCCTACGCAATCAGGGAACATGTGTGCCATACGAAAACTGGAAAATCCAGAGGTCTGAGACCATACACTCTGCAGGCCGTAACTTTCTGCAGAACTGCTGAGCCAGTTGCTCGGTGGCAAATTTAAGTCTGTGTTGCATTGTAATTGAGCATAAGTTGCTGGTGTTTGGACGACCGAGTATTTTACAACGGCGGTTGACTTGACTGGTTTCTTGGATGAATCAGATGGTATAGCCACAGGCATAGGCTTAACCTACAATTAAAAGTTTGACGAATACGTTacattaaaattccaatatcaCATTTGTACCTAATGAATTTATCGGCAACTTGATTCTAAGATAGACAACATTGCTAACGTATTCTATGTGTTGTTTGCGAATAGTATCGTTACGGAATCCCTTTAGTATAGGATAAAAGAAAACTCGTAATTAAATAACTATGCCAAAATAAAGTAGTTAACGTTACTGATGGAATGAGATATCACTTACCGTATCAAGCTTGATATTCGTACTTTCTGACATTTTTAATTTCGAATAGTGTCACTCCCGTCTCTCAAAACTTGTCGCCCTGTTCTAAAATTTCTAGAAGGAACCAGAGTGTATCAGATCGAAACCTCGATCACTCGCCTAACGTACAACCACTGAGTATGCGGTATATGCAGTGGCGTCACGACGATTTAAAAACAGATTTCTACCTTATCAATTTTGTTCTGCATTATCAGCTAAAAGAAGGTGGATCAAgaaatgattaatattttccGTGCTCCGATGGTAACGTATTagcattaaaaatgaaaattatgtattGATAAATAGTAAATCAACTGATATAATTATACAACTACAATTATTAGATTTTTCCGCACGATAAAAGCATAGAATAGGATATTCAAATCATGAAATAaattcttccatttcttttGCGAAAATAAAGAAGGATCTGAAAGTTAAAAGCAAGAAAAAGTGAGTAGCACAAATACAAGAAATATGAAGCGATAAAAGAATCTAATAATTCGCAAAACATGTCCATCCATCCATCGTCTTTTCTCATAAGTGGTTTATACCACAACATTTATTTCTGCTCCTCGTACGCAAAGAAGGGTTTAAAACAGCAAGACACAATAGGCAGATTATACGTAACGACAAAACGAAGCCCGCGAAAACCAGCGTGTCAGAAACATAGCGTGTTCCTACGTCGAAGAAACAACGCACCCCTGTCCCCTCTGACATATAACTGGGAAAAAATATCGTGAAACGGTTAGGATCGACGCGTGCAGAAAGGCACGATTTATCCGCGACGCTGAGCGGATTCGGAAGCCCTGAAAAATCTTGACGTCACTGGTACCCCGTTCCTATATAAGACCGGCGATCACTACCCTCTCAAATCAGTCGACAACGGTGGTGATAAGATCGGAGGATACTTCGTTGCGCTCACGCAAACATGGTGGTGAACTTCAAGGTGTTCAAGAAATGCTCGCCAAACGGCAAAATTTCGTTGTACCTGGGCAAACGAGACTACATCGACTATCTATCCGGAATCGAGCCGGTAGATGGCGTAATTCTTCTGGACCAAAACTACGTGGACACCGGTAGGAAAATATGGGGACAGCTGGTGTGCAGCTTTCGCTACGGTCGGGAAGAGGACGAGGTGATGGGCTTGAACTTTCAAAAGGATTTGTATCTGGTCTCGGAACAAGTGTTCCCAACGATCAAGAAAACGGAGGATAGCCTGACCAGGCTACAGGAACGACTGCTCCGAAAACTAGGACCAAACGCAATTCCGTTTACCTTCAAATTCCCCCAGACGGCTCCGTCTAGCGTAATTCTACAATCAGGAGAAGATGAAACAGGTGAACCTTGTGGAGTGACATACTATGTCAAGATCTACTCTGGGGACACGGAGACCGATATTACTCATAAGAGAAGCACGATAACCATGGGCATCAGGAAGATTCAGTACGCGCCGACGAAACAAGGTCGCCAGCCTTGCACCGTGGTACGAAAGGATTTCTTACTCAGCCCTGGCGATCTAGAACTCGAGGTGACCCTGGACAAACAGCTGTACCATCACGGAGAGAGAATAGCCGTGAACGTATGTGTGAGGAACAACAGCAACAAGGTGGTGAAGAAGATCAAAGCATTGGTACAGCAGGGTATCGACGTGGTGATTTTCCAAAATGGCCAGTTCAGAACAGTGATTGACGCGATAGAGACACAGGACGGCTGTCCCATTAGCCCTGGCTCCAATTTAACCAAAGTTCTATATCTGAAACCAGAATTGGAGAACAACAAGCATCGTAGAGGCATCGCTTTGGATGGAGGGTTGAAGAAGGAAGGAAGCGAACTCGCATCAAGCACTTTGCTCGTTTCACCCGATGTCCGTGATTCCTTTGGCATTGTAGTTTCTTACGCTGTCAAGGTGAAGCTGTATTTAGGTGCACTGAGCGGAGAGCTCTCCGCGGAGCTGCCGTTCATTCTGATGCGACCGAAGCCCGTGGACCGGATCAAGGTGGTAAATGCGGACAACTTGGAGGTGGAGGACACTACGGAGGAGAAGGTGAAGCCGATCAGCAGCTAGAAAAACGATACACGTGACCGAGGAGCAGTGGGTGCATCAGACACTCGCTGGCTAACGTTCAACCAGAGAATCTCAACTTGCACGGTGGAACCACTTAATCCTGAGATACTAACATGTTCTGTTCTTTGTATTGTTTTATCAAATATCAAAATTCAATTGTTTCTATAGTCCGATGTCGTATTTAGACGCTCGAGAGGTTTCCAGAGGGTACTAATTACCGTCATTGGAAGCAATAAGTTAtcatatataattgaaatagaGATCAGGGACGAAGTATATTCGAAGCACGACGaggctttcttcttttttttttttttttttttttttttgagagtGAAAGAACGATCGGAGGATGATAGTCTGATTAACGATGATATCTTGGCAAGTGTTAAAACGAACGGTCCGACATACTTGAAGTAGGTTAATGATTCTAGGAATCCGATGCTATCGATCACCACTGCAAGCTAAACGAAAGCGAATCGTCCGACGAGAAACTCGTTTCTAGCAAAATTGCATGCAGATCTCACCCGTAGCCATCGTTTGTACAATAGCGTCCTATAATTATCCAATTCtatgaaataaagaatatatgcGACAAAACCAGCGTTTCGTCTCTTTCCCAATTTCCTTCGACGCTACATTTTATGCTTTTGATGTCATTCGATAGCTGTAGAAAAGGGAATAACAAGCCGAGTTCATAAAAGTAAAAGCCAACATATAGGAACGTATAGCAGCTAGAGCAAAATGAATCAGTAATTAGTCGTATAAGTAGCAAACTCGCAGATTTAACTTACGATCTTCGGCAAATAAAATACACGCAGTTAAATACCGCCTTGCAAGAAATAATTAGCAACGGCGTTACCGTAATGCTGTCAAGTATCATCATAGCGGAGTAACAGAGATAAAATAGAGAAAGCCTGGTAAATTTTAAAGTTTATCCTGGTCAGTCAGTTTCTTACGAGAGTAATAAAGATTCACGTCGCGAGACGTAGACAGTTTTTCGCGCCTGCTTTTCCGCGTTTCCTTTCTCCGCCAAGAGGATCGGTGCCGAATCGCGATATCAGGCAACAATACGTCGTATCCTTATCATTATCGAATAGCCTCTCGTTAATATCTCGCAGCCACGATCAATCAGCCACTTTAACGATAGATAACGCTATTCGTTGTTATTCGTAGCAACCACTGACGTACAGAGTCTTGGGAAATAATTTAATCGCTCGTCGTagaaaatttttacttttagaCGTGTCTCGTAACAACGATAACGAAACTTTTCGCTGTGTTTCGTATAACGCGCGTAACATATTCGTAAAAGACGCGTACGAGCAGCTTTCACGAGCCTATGTATTCGTTGGAGCCTATGACTTCATCGGCGTAAAAACGCGTATTCCATTCAACAAGTACTTCGTTGTTTCTTCTGCGATCGTTTCGAAAAATTGACGTCGCGTCGGTAGACTGGATGCAGAGAGAATAACGCGAAGGGAATACGAATCGATAGAATCGGTATGTCGTTATGCAATCGTTGGTTATCGCGAAAATATAGCGGAAGACAAGGTCGAGTATGTTAGATGACGCAACGAAGAAGAAGGTTTGGCCTGGAAAAATAATATGGTTGGCGTGTTCTGCGTCTGGAAACGCGACCACGATCGATCGGCACACCCGAAGAATTATCCGCAATTTCGGTCGCGTCGAGATGGTTATATAGAGAAAGACAGAGCGCACTACGGAGAACAAAGGTGAGGAAGAAAAAAGTTGGAAGGAGGACGAAGGGAGCGCATTTTGGGTGGAAGGTTGCAGGTATAGCTGGCCGCGACAAATCGAAAGGCACGACTCTCGCGATCCTACGATTCTCGCTGTGGAAGGTCCTGGCGAAGGGCAGAGCGCCGTCTCGGCGATGCCACCCTGTGTATAGGTGCGTGGTGGGCGTTGGAGGAGCAGAGAGCCAGCTATCGACTGAGAAACGCGAACCTAACCCGAACCTTTCGCATAAAAGAGATAAAGCTACTCGAGACGGAGGTTACACGGAGAGGGAGGACATCGACGACCGAGAGAGACGGCGAGCAGATAAAATTAGAAAGAGAGGCTAGAAAAATGGAGAGACGGCGAAAAGGGGAGAGAGTGAAAATCGAAGAAGAACGAAAACGAACAGCAGAGTGTCGCGCAGCGAGAACAGAGAAGACGAAGGCAGGCAAGAAGGAGAAACGTGGAAACGGagcaaagaaagagaagagagggaGATATAGAGAGGCTAGGCAACGCGACGAGAAGCACCGAGTGATCGAAGGAGGAACGAAGCGAAGCTTTGGTGGGACGTTGCGAGAAACGAGGAGTAAAGAGAGCGATAAAGAAAGAAGGGACGAGTGGTGGTGTatcgagaaagagaaggagggaATAGTAGGGGATTCGGTCGGTCGGCAGGCTTGGCTGGTGCGTCAGTCAGGCTCGAGACACCCGCGAGAACGGAGCGGTGGTTGCCTCCCTTATTCGGTACGTACATTCAATGTGTCCCCTCCATCACCCCCTGCCTACCTAACAGGAGTCTCGTCTATCGAGGCAGTGTCGCGCAGAGTGTCGTACGAGGAGTATATTGGTCCGCCTGTTCGCTTCCCTTCTTCGCAGACCGGTGTTTCGTATTTTCTATTCGCAACCCCCCACCCCCACCGTGTTTCGATTTGTGCCGCGTACGAACCAAATTCATCGGTGGAGCTACGTACCAGAGAGACCGGCCAACGATCGAAGCAGCGTGAAAGGAAAGCAGGAGTTGCCACAGGAAGGAATCGAAGGAGTTTCTGCCGATAAAACCGGGCAAGAATCCCCTAGAAAGAACCGAAGACAGTGGCGGATACGCTACGCTAGCGGTCGAGTGAGTATTACAGCTCGCGGAGTCTTCACTCTGCCCTCTTCTCTTTGCCCATGTCCTCTCATTCCGGTTCGATCAGCTTTTCTTTATCGGTTCTCTTGCGCGCGTCTATAATCTCTGTCGTACGATCGACCATACGAGTAAAACGCGTGTCGCGTGTATCTTTCTGCTTGACCTGTGTCTTGTGTCACGCGCAACAGACACCGGCGAAAATTCACCGATACGCGACGAGTTTCTCTTCTCCCGCGGCAGACGGTGGCATTGATTTCCTCCTCCCGTTCTCTCGCGCCGGCCGCTCGCCCTTCCCTTCCCAACGTGTACGCACGATCGCAATTTCTCAGCCcttaaaatcgaacgaaattcAAGCGAATGCGTACTAGCAGATTCTCGTAAATCGACCGATGCGTATGTGATATGTCGTGGCTGCCGAAAGTTCAAACCAAAagtcgaagaaagaaaaaaagagcatCGTGTACGTAGAAGGATGGGTGGGTGGGGAGGCTCTCGTTATTCTCTGAACCCCGAACATTTGACTCGAAAAGGAACGCAGGGTGCGCGTTTTGGTGCACGAAACGTTGCCAGGGGTCGAAGAACGTTTGTTTGCACAGTTCAAGAAGGATTCGTCGATTCTTTGCGTTTGTGGCGTGGCCGGGACGAAAAGCGCGCAAGCGGAGGAACGAGTTTCTCCGGCACGCTGCAGCGTAATTTCACGCGAAACTCTGGCAACCTTGAACGCTGCTGGAACTGTCGGTTCGAGGCTGGTCCCGACAGTGTTCAGGGGCGTCGAAACGCGGCCAGAGGTTTTAAGAGTACGATCACGAATCGCGGTGTacttcgaaacgtcgaattcCGGTATCGAGCGACCAAAAAACCACCATGTTCCTTGTTCGCGTCGCAGCTCCATTGTCGACTCGTTTGTAATATCGTAGTTTCCGTACGAGAATCGACGTGATTAAGATATCTCTATTTATAAACAGACCACCGTTTATTTACACGGTTAGAAACCATGGTTGTTCCGTCTTCTCGCACGCGTCTCTGTTTACCAGTGCTGTAAAAGCAAAAGTGTTTGCTTTGAACGAGCGTTTAAATAGAAAGAGAAGACACGGTGGATCCGAAGGGAGCAAAAGTGTCGGATAAAATTTCGGATTTCGCAGAAAATCGTGCCTTTTGGGAAAATTTTCTCCTAACAGATAGACGTTCTCTGTACTTGTGGGTCGTaaagataaaattttgttcggtTGTTCGGAAAGTTGATAGCGTTTTTGCTGTGAAATCCTGCAGAATAATATAAATGCTGCTACTAGTCCAGATGCGTTTCTTCGGCACAGGGAATTAAGTTACGACAATTGACGTTTTCGAGACGTTCAGTCTGCTGCAGAAGTAAATATCTAATCCCATAGTTGAATAGAAGGTTTTCATCGTCCTGATTCAGTGATCATCGAGTGTAGCTGTTACTGTACCTAACAACTGCAATTTTTTCTCCCATACGTAAACGTTGAAGCGATACTTTGCTACTCCAAAACTGGTGCTCGACCACGAAACTCGAAATTTCCTTCGCACTTTCCGATATTTTCGTGGGAAGACTCATTCGATCACGTACTCGAAGGCTTGTTTGTTCACGTACAGCGATAACAAATATCGCTCGGATGCATTTGCTCGATCCGATACGTTTCGTTTAACTCGACCACTCGTTCAGGTATAATACGTGTCCGCGCTTATCGTTTGGCTCGAACGCGAGCCTGGAAATCGAGAAGCACGAATCGTCGACCTCGAACGGCCATGCTTTCATACGGTATTAGTCACACGTAGCCGGCCgatgaatatttcaacgttaCAGCCTGCAAACACCGTTTGCCCATGCAAACACGCATTCCGCGTGTCGCTTTTTCGTTGCGAAACGCCGCCTCTAATCTCGCGATATCCTCTCGGTAGGCAGAATAACGCGACACGGTGATCCATGGCGGTTCTAGCGACTGCACCCGCATCGATTTCACTCGAGTCGGACACTTTTCCTGCTTCGAAGCCGGGAGTCACCTCGAACTATTGTCCCAGTTGCTGTCAAATGGCTTCTGTTACATCTTAACGAGCCAGTCGTCGGAGAAAGCAACGTGTCGTGTAAAAGCATCGCGAAAAAATTCGATTTCCGCCTGGCTCATTGGCTTTCTTTCATCTTCACGAACCCATTAGCGAAGAGATTAACCATCAACGTGTTTCTTCCTATTcttgctattttattttatcgagaACCCTATTAAGGATTGGCGGTGACGAATTTTCACCAACTGCGTTCATTGTTCTTACCGAGTGACGATTACCACGCGTTAGCATTGCAAATGTGTTTCGCGAACGATTGAATATCGTATCGCTATCTAGAGTTACTGTATGCTAAACCAGAAGTAGAAATACTTTGTTGAAAGACACCGATCAAATTCTTTGCTTTGACAAAGTCTCTACCGATCGAATAATTTTCCGTATCGATATCAGGGAAAAATTGAATAAGGGAATATTTTATCCTTCCACTACGATGTAtcaaagtaaattattttacgatatttctaCTTTAATAGGTATTGTCAATTCTAACAGTCGACCAACTTTGTTCCTCGAAGAACCGAACGGAAGATGCAACCTGTCAAATTTAGAAACATCGGCTCTCTTCGACGCTTCTTGATCGAGTTTCCTTGCATTCCTATGCTAATTTATCCTGCGCTCGCTCGTCGAAGAGATGCAACTTTTCCAAGGTAACGGAATTTTTCCAAGCTAACGTTTTTCTTCAAACTCCGTAAACTTGGTAAAACACGTAccgatttcaaaattttgatCGATAGCGTAGCCGCGTGCTCGTGAAATATTTTCGTACACGTCCGAAACAGGATCGTTGAATTCATGGCTCCTATTGGATACTGCGCGTGCTGAAAACGTAGCTCCTCGGCTGGTAGGTGGCAGACAAGGGTGTAGCTGGTCGAGTCCTGGCCCGATGCATTCGCGATCCTTCCGTTTCTCTTGCTCTCTCCGTGTCCTTcgccacgttataacgtgctcGTGACTCGTCCAAGACCcaagacccgaacgacgatcgtcctctctctctccttccctTCCTTTTCTCTGGCTGGTTTGGTCGCAAATTTTCCGTAGGATGCTCGCGACAGATGAAAGTACACCAGGGACTAGATAGAGGCTGAATTATCGGATTCACCGCGGGGGCAGCTGCTATCGATAGATTGAATATGAATTATTGAACGCTCGCGGCTGGAACGCCGAGTTCTCCAAAGCGATCGAGGGAACCCGTCGAGAGAACGTCCCCAGCCGATCTAGCCACTTTCGCGTCGCGGACGATCACCTGGAGCGCACTCGAACCTATCGAACACGGTCGAGGCCCTCTCGGTCGAGTCAGCTATTGCAGCAGGCAACTGATTTTTCTTGTCGATATCGGATGGGTTCGAACGTGCTTTAAGAGGCTATGTGGCAGTTTTAGGGCTACTGGTGTATTCTTTCGCCGTTGGATTAAGTTTGCTTAGGTTTGGACAGGTGCGGTTAGATACGATCGAAAGCTGCAAGTATAAAATGACGAGGTTCTGCGATTAAGATAAGGCAAGAATTTCGATCGATGCGAATCGATTTCTCCGTAGTCGAAAACTGATTTTCCTTCTGGCACTTTTCAACCTAAAAGCGTATTCTTAAAATTGGTGCAGTGTCTGTTAGCGGTTGATGTTAGGACACGCTGTCCTAGTCGATAACTTTATCGAAATACGAAATAATAAGGTTCTGCAATTAAAAGAGCAAGAATTTGAAACGCTTGCTCTCGAGTGCTATAGCGATTATATCGTGTTGATGTAATTATCGATCATCATCGAATAGATACGAGAATCGCAATCACAATGATAATTACTCTTTAAGTCGACTTACCTCGATCATAGAAGTCAGAGTTTGAATCATAATGATTCGAAAGTTCCTTCATCGGTCGATGAACTAAGCTGGAACAACGTAATCGATCAACGAAAGATGTAATTTACAACGCGTGTAAGTAGAAACAAGCGATCGTCCTATCGTCTCCGTGAAGCACTCTTCTGTTAGCTTTCAGCGAATGTAAGAGCGTGGAGAGTCATTCGGATAAACATCCTAATCGCGGAAGTCGTCTCGCGTCGTCTTGCAAAGGGGAATTTTCACGAAAGAGAGCCTTGCGTGGGCGATTATACCGGCTGAAAAGCGAGAGGGAGCCGAAATCAACTCGTTCGTTTTCGACTTTCATTTTCCACGAGACTCGTTTCTCCGAAAGAATTGAAATGTCAAAGAGACCGAGAGAAAGACAGTGCTGCCTTTGTTCGTAGTCGACGTCGACTCGCATAAAAACAGGGTGAAAAAACAACATTGTTGGATTTTTGAAGCCTTCTTCAACACGCTAGCTTAAATAAGTAGATTTATTAGTCGATAGATTATTCGAGGGgatcttataaattaattaattagaaagttATCTTTCTCGGATATTTCATGGTATTCTCTAATAATCGCGTCTTTCGAGTAAAATTTCTCACAGTTATACGAGAAAACCTATTAGTACCGGCAATTTGTGGATTCGTATCTCGTAAATTTCACTATTGATATTAGTTTAATTTCGCTGGAGAGCCTGGATAGCGAATCGGATATTCGTCTAGCTTGCGTGCTtaaattgcgataaataaatgACAACTGCGTGAATGTTCGCCAACGAATTATGGATGTACGTACGCTTATGCATGTCGCGAGGAAGCTAGGCAACGCGCGAGCGTGCAACTCGAACTCGTTGGTTCCCAGCGGAATCATGAAAGTATAATAAGGCATCCTCCGGTTTCTGCGAACCAGACTTTCATCCGATCGGACCATTATCTTGCATTAGACTGTTCGATGTTAATTGTAAACAGACAGACACGAGGATGTGGAAGAAACGCAACGTTGCAGATTACAAGGAAACGATCCGGGCAATCGCGGTGATCTTTCCCAGGAATCTAGCCCAGAAGATTGCCTCTTGTTCCTGGCGTGTGTAGGAGGATTTATACGAAACCGGCGTTCTTCCAGAGAAGAATATCGAGAAGAATTCTATTACGGTAGCAGGCTGGTCAGAAGAGCGTGTATTTATACTTTTACGAGATGCCGAATACCTATATTTTTTGTTGAgtacgaaattttataattcgCAAGGTGCAAGTTATCGGTGCAAGTAAATTTCGttgattttctaaaatttgaaaGCGACACACCGGAAAATCAACTGCAAAAGAGCTGATGGCGATAGCAATGGTCGATTAAAACGGCAAAACTCCAATCAATTAACGCGATGATATTACGTCTTGTGCTCCAACGAGGAAATCTAAGTAGAAgctaagaagaaaaagaagaacggaAGGTCTCTGTGGGTGAAATAACTCTGTACGATGACGTTTCACGAATATTGAATCACTTTCGCACGAATCATCGGAACCGCGGCCCCGAGCCAGGTCGTCTTACGTTGCGACgggaaatggaaataaaaatgcaGCGTGTCGTGACGAACGGAGGTTGTGAATCATCGACGCTAAAATAGAACGACGCGGAGCCAACACTGAAATCAGTCCGATAAAAAGCTTCAACAACAATGCCTGGGCTATTGGCATCGATGCGAATTGCTCGACTGCTTACGTCCGTGAAAGTAACGCGTCGATAGCgagtcgaacgaacgaacgagaagAAGGGACCTGGTGCTCCTAGGTA contains:
- the LOC100649749 gene encoding arrestin homolog, with translation MVVNFKVFKKCSPNGKISLYLGKRDYIDYLSGIEPVDGVILLDQNYVDTGRKIWGQLVCSFRYGREEDEVMGLNFQKDLYLVSEQVFPTIKKTEDSLTRLQERLLRKLGPNAIPFTFKFPQTAPSSVILQSGEDETGEPCGVTYYVKIYSGDTETDITHKRSTITMGIRKIQYAPTKQGRQPCTVVRKDFLLSPGDLELEVTLDKQLYHHGERIAVNVCVRNNSNKVVKKIKALVQQGIDVVIFQNGQFRTVIDAIETQDGCPISPGSNLTKVLYLKPELENNKHRRGIALDGGLKKEGSELASSTLLVSPDVRDSFGIVVSYAVKVKLYLGALSGELSAELPFILMRPKPVDRIKVVNADNLEVEDTTEEKVKPISS